From Brochothrix thermosphacta DSM 20171 = FSL F6-1036, a single genomic window includes:
- a CDS encoding ABC transporter ATP-binding protein produces the protein MIKLLSRLKVYKWSIMIIVILTFAEVIAELYLPTVMANIVDKGIVQADTAYIWQSGIQMMVLTLISIILMVFIVFFSAKVSMSYGRDLRDAIFKKVTSFSLQEFNKVGTASLITRTSNDVVQMQTLTMMVLRMMLTAPIMLVGSIVMAVSRNAKLSLVFCVVLPILILVMIFIGMKVTPIFKKLQLKTDALNRVIREGLNGIRVIRAFNKSGDERQRFDDVNRSYSDTAIYANKVMAFAMPVIMLIMNVTSIAIVWFGGKLIGQGEMEVGNLMAFIQYGMQVLFSFMMLAMMFVLIPRAAASAQRINDVLALETEIHDPKQPQTTNSVEQLVFDNVSFNFENAEKAAIENISFSANKGDQIAIIGSTGSGKTTVINMITRFYEATAGKVSINGVDIKNLTQLELRSKIGLVPQKALLFTGSIADNLRYGNPNASDSDLWKALEIAQAADFVRELEQQLEAPVEQGGDNFSGGQKQRLAIARALVKDAGIYIFDDSFSALDFKTDAKLRKALTAYQDEKIMITIAQRITSVMSATKILVMDEGHLVGVGTHETLKNTNQVYQEIMRSQLSEEEWA, from the coding sequence ATGATTAAACTACTCTCACGATTAAAAGTTTATAAGTGGTCGATTATGATTATTGTCATTTTGACTTTTGCGGAGGTTATTGCAGAATTGTACTTACCTACTGTAATGGCAAATATCGTTGATAAAGGAATTGTTCAAGCTGATACAGCTTACATTTGGCAAAGTGGTATTCAAATGATGGTGTTAACATTAATCAGTATCATATTAATGGTATTTATTGTATTTTTCTCAGCGAAAGTATCCATGTCATATGGCCGTGATTTGAGAGATGCAATCTTTAAGAAAGTGACATCATTTTCTTTGCAAGAATTTAATAAAGTTGGAACCGCGTCATTGATTACAAGAACATCGAATGATGTGGTACAAATGCAAACTTTAACAATGATGGTATTAAGAATGATGCTAACTGCGCCCATTATGTTAGTGGGAAGTATTGTAATGGCAGTATCACGAAATGCAAAATTATCATTAGTATTTTGCGTTGTATTGCCGATTTTGATTTTAGTAATGATATTTATAGGTATGAAAGTAACCCCAATATTTAAGAAATTACAGTTAAAAACAGACGCATTAAACCGCGTTATTCGTGAAGGTTTAAATGGGATTCGTGTTATAAGAGCATTTAATAAAAGTGGTGATGAACGTCAACGCTTTGATGATGTTAACCGTTCATATTCTGATACAGCAATTTATGCAAACAAAGTCATGGCATTTGCAATGCCTGTTATTATGTTAATAATGAATGTAACAAGCATAGCAATTGTATGGTTTGGTGGTAAATTAATTGGACAAGGTGAAATGGAAGTAGGTAACTTGATGGCCTTTATCCAATATGGCATGCAAGTGTTATTTTCATTCATGATGTTAGCAATGATGTTTGTACTTATTCCTAGAGCAGCTGCTTCGGCACAACGTATTAATGATGTCTTAGCGTTAGAAACAGAAATTCATGATCCTAAACAACCTCAAACCACTAATAGTGTTGAACAATTAGTGTTTGACAATGTGTCATTTAATTTTGAAAATGCCGAAAAAGCAGCAATTGAAAACATCAGCTTTTCTGCAAATAAAGGTGATCAAATAGCGATTATCGGTAGTACTGGTTCAGGGAAAACGACTGTTATTAATATGATTACTCGTTTTTATGAAGCAACTGCAGGTAAGGTATCGATCAATGGTGTGGACATAAAAAACTTAACTCAACTTGAATTAAGATCTAAAATCGGTCTTGTGCCACAAAAAGCGTTATTGTTCACGGGTTCTATTGCTGATAACTTACGTTACGGTAATCCCAATGCAAGCGACAGTGATTTATGGAAAGCTTTAGAAATTGCTCAGGCAGCTGATTTTGTGCGTGAATTAGAGCAACAATTAGAAGCACCAGTTGAGCAAGGTGGCGATAACTTTTCAGGTGGTCAGAAACAACGTTTGGCAATTGCAAGAGCGTTAGTTAAAGATGCTGGAATTTATATCTTTGATGATAGTTTCTCTGCATTGGATTTTAAAACGGATGCGAAATTGCGTAAAGCATTAACTGCTTATCAAGATGAAAAAATTATGATTACAATTGCACAGCGCATTACATCAGTAATGTCAGCAACAAAAATATTAGTGATGGACGAAGGTCATCTGGTTGGCGTGGGAACACATGAAACGTTAAAAAATACTAACCAAGTGTATCAAGAGATTATGCGTTCACAACTGTCAGAGGAGGAGTGGGCATGA
- a CDS encoding DUF6530 family protein, with product MEIPTNLKHAPVFTVENYDDIDGRLTKEETDTKGLSLGIAQWSKRGNYDVSAKVWRYTGEKWSRQSEELPLHRVLDLAIMIAEAKKYLQEAYQHEKLYDPEQVEIAKVALQGNAMRLGICTNNEHIDEDIKLFNETMRKDDELIGERIQRLKEALKDVL from the coding sequence ATGGAGATTCCAACAAATTTAAAGCATGCACCTGTGTTTACAGTAGAGAACTATGATGACATCGACGGAAGACTAACAAAAGAAGAAACTGATACTAAAGGGTTATCTTTAGGGATAGCACAGTGGAGTAAGCGTGGTAATTATGACGTTTCAGCTAAAGTATGGCGTTATACGGGCGAAAAGTGGTCTCGTCAATCAGAGGAATTACCTTTGCATCGGGTGTTAGATTTGGCAATTATGATTGCTGAAGCAAAAAAATATTTACAAGAGGCTTATCAACATGAAAAATTGTATGATCCTGAACAGGTTGAAATAGCTAAGGTAGCATTGCAAGGGAATGCGATGCGTTTAGGGATATGCACAAATAATGAACATATTGATGAAGATATTAAATTATTTAATGAAACGATGCGAAAAGACGATGAGTTGATTGGTGAGCGAATTCAACGTTTAAAAGAAGCATTAAAAGATGTTTTATAA